The DNA region GACTATATTGATTGTGAATGGGGCCAATAAGTCACACAAAAAACCACTAATGCTGATCAACCATGAGGGTTTCCTTAGGCCTAGATAACCAGCATTTATTGTCTAAACTTATGAACAtgaattttaattctatttttcaTAATTACTAATGATATAATCTTACATCGAGCTCAATGGATAGATAAGCTTCATGTAGCCAATGCCATCTAGTTGGGACAAACATGACTTGATGATGATATCGCATGGTTGCATCAAACTTGGCTTAATTTGGTATCATTTTTTTGTTATGGAATTTCTAAGAACTAATAAATGATTGTTGAGATGGAAGCTGGGATATACTTGTATTTgttatttttcattaaaaaacaTTCTGCTAACAAGTGTTCGCCAAATATTAACATTGGTGTCATAGAATATGATTTTACATGGTTGTTGCCTTGTTAATTTATTCTGATCCATGAACCAGTGTCGACTTTTGGAGCTGTTTTCGACATGGTAACAGACAGGTGCTTCTCTTCAGAACCCGGATTCTAGACGCTACTTCACTTGAGATAAATCATTCGTCTTCATTTTTTATTCGTAGTGAGCTAATATATGTTTTGTTCCATCACATTCTTCAGGGTTAGCACTGCATGTTTACTGTCTCTTCTCTCACAACTATACAGGTACTTACTTTTTTCGTTTCAAAAATATACTTTGGTTCTTTCGCTTGCCCAGATAActgattttgttttcttttctcgtTGAATTATTCAGACCAGGCTTAATTTTCTTGGCATTGCTCGGATTGGACATTGGAAGTCACTGGTTGCAAATGTACAGGTATTTATATTAATCTATTTTGGATCGAACACTACTTTTGTTCATTTGAattcaactcttttttttttcatagttGGTACCGTACACTTCCATATTAAAGAACCGAAATGTATATTCGATGTGCCATACATGAAATGGATCTGTTAAAGTAGTGTTCTTTTAGAACCGAACCAGTTCGTCTCAGAACTAATGTTGTTGATATGAACAAGGCGCCCCTAGTCCAGCTAGACTCATTAATGTATTATTATCATCAGAAACATCACTGGTTAAAGTAGTTCTTCTAATAACTTTTCTGAATGCCTTTAGTTTATCCTTTTTCTAATGTCATAACTTCTATTCCCATGAAAAAAAAGAGGCAAAAAGGGTGCTTGAATCGTCAAAAGGGTGCATCTTTTTCAAAAAAAGTCAAAAGGACTCCCCATCATAATTTTCATACCGAAAATACCCTTGTAGCAACGGTGTTGTATTATCTGAAAGTTACAGTAggtttgttttagcatgttatagcagctactccTAGCTACTACAACAACGTTGGaacaagggtatttttggtacaGAAAAATGTGATGGGTGtccttttgacttttttttttttaattttttgaaaaaagggCTAAGCTATAGGGGCCAAGCACCATTTTTTGCAGATATATTACTGAATGAAACAGTCGGTATGAATTCGTACACATTGGCATCGACCAAGTGGGAGTCAATCAGTTGTTATAAGAGGAGCTGTAGTCTCACTGAGGCTTTGTTAGTTTCGTAATGCCCACATAATTTCACAGCGAGATCACTAGATTCAAGTTAACAATTTGACTATGTAGTGCCAACAAGTTAACAATTTATGTATATATCCACTACACGTCGCTTGTTTGCATATCGATTATCCTATTGCTTCCATGTTTATGTTGAATGGTTAGAAGAAGCTTGACTTgtatagttatatatatatatatatatatatatatatatatatatatttcggtATTGCACCATGAATCTGGCACTTATTTGCTACACAACTATAGTTCATTCTTATCCGGCAAAACTAGCCACAAAGATGTGAAAGACTCAAGCAGTTGGCTTTTCAAGTTGTACTACGGCAATCGCTTGTTCATGGGCTTCTGCTGTGTGGGATCTGAGGTAATCAGGATTAACTAGCAGTTTTTCGTGCCAAGGCCCATGTTTTATATTTAAGCAAAACCATACTGTGACACTGCAGGTTCTTTACGTTATCCTCTATCTTCTTGCCGGTGAGAAATCTGAAAGCTTGATCAGTGTAAGCTCTCGCGGCTTTCATCCCGTTTTGTTGATTTTGAATTCGTAAACATTTTTCTGCCGTTTACTTGATTTTGGTATGTGACAGGTATATTTGAATGCTTTACGAATGAATACACTCCTCTCTTTGCTGCTGCTTTTAGTTTCGATTGGATGGGCCATTAAGCAAGTTGTGAATGTCATTCAGGTAACTTAGAACATCGTATTAccgatttttttcttctttttttttgagAATCTATTTGACAATGAATCTTTACAACGCAATCCTGATGGTTTCAGATGAAGTCGGCTGCTGATTCTTGTGTGAATCACGATACAAAGAGGAATGTTTGATCATGCGTGATGAAACTTGTCCATCGTCGAATGTACTATGTTTCAACCGAGTGAACCCTAACGGTTTTGTTTAAGATTTGAGCTCAGCAACTTACCATTCCCTGGGACTTTAAAACGAGTCAATTCCATCGAATTGCACTTTGTTATCGTACCTAGCTCCTTAAAGCGCATTGCATTTGCAGTTCGGTTGCACTTTTGTCGGTTTTAAGTTTTAGAAATTTGTCAGGAGCTGCACGCACTTTATTTGAATCATTTGTCTTAACAAACACACTCCCAATTCATGGATGCTTTAAAGAAAGATCGAATCAAAATGAGAAGCTTTTTGACAATTCTTTTATGTTAAAGTTGCTCCGAGTCAATTCCATAGAAATGCACTTTGTTATCGTACATAGTTCGTTAAAGTGTATTTGTATGTGGTTCAGTCGTCTAATATGTGCTTCTagtgttattatttttttaagttttagaagtTGATTAGGAGCTTCACCTTCTTTGAATCATTTGTCCAGACAACCACTCTCGATTCATCGAGGTTTAAAGAAAGATGGATCGATGGAATCAGACCTACTAACCAGTTAAACATTAAGGATTCTCTATGGCTAGCTAGTTTGGCTCGAGAGAGCTTTACCGTAACAATAAAATTATGCAGTAATGAAATTACTACAGTGTGATTTGGAGATAAGAATCGAGCTGaatattataagaatattaatatttgagtttaaatttgaaaaatatgtgATATTTACAATGTCTTATTGGGTTCACGTTTCTACATATTATAGTTTGGATAGGGATGGATGATCGAAGATCACCCCTTACTTGGCGTCCAATAGTTCGGTCATCTGTCCACGCCCGATGGTCTTTAGCCGCTCATCCCAGCCTAAATTATAACTTGAATAAGAAGATGAATTTAGAAAAAGATCGTAACTAATTACGATCGAATCATGCTCGTAATTCGACTGTAATTATATTATAGACCATCCTGTCCTGAGGATCCTTGCTCACATTCTAGGAACTTCATGCATCAGCCTACATTTTCATGGCTAATCGGATTCGACTGGATTAAAGGAATAAAGTTCCTATCTAATAAAATCTTTACTGGATTCAATTGATAATAAAAATCGAATTGAATCTTTACTGGATTCAATTGATGATAAAAAACCAAAGGGAACAGATGAGCTTTAACCAATGGACCCTGCTATCCAACTACAAATGTACAAAggttacaaactctcaatacgaAAACAACTTATTCACATCCTCCTCTCAGATTATATGAGAGATACATTGAGTGAATCAACTTATAATCAACCGTCaaattactaaaaaaaataaagaatttttcCTCGAAGAGGCAAGGACATACGCTTATCAAACAAACATTTTATAATCATAGATAAACTTTATCCCAATCATAAATTGTTCCTGAACTTTATCGAACAAACATAGATAAACTTTTATCGAATCATATATGGAATATCAAACTCCTCAGAAGAACATCTTATTCACCTCCCATATACAAACAAATGAACCATGATAACCGATATGAGCACGACTAATTAGGAAAAACTTTACTTTGTCTACTTCAAAGGAGGCATTCGCAATCACACTTTGAATAATTCAAAATGACAACATTTTATCCTAAACATTTTATAATCCGAGCTCTGAGAGGAGTCGGCGCCATCTTGGTGTTTCTTCCTCAAAAATGTATGTCAGATCGGATACCAAGACTCCACTGCCGCCGACCTAGAAAGGTTCGGGTAATTCAATTAAGCAGCCAGTTTGTCGATTTACTAACAGTTTACAGAGTTTAGATATAtcgaactagtttcatattaggCAAAGTATCTCACCGATCGCAGTTGCTGAACAGATTTGTAAAGCTCCTTTTGCGGCACGCATATGACTATCGCGAAGAAGTCCACTACGACCTTGCCATCACGTTTGCAGAACACTGGACTTATCGTAGGGCCCTGTTTTCATGAACCAAAATTCATGTTTATGTTAACTAAATTCTCGTCGATTGAGCAAAACTGGGGTGGACTAAGAACTCTTATTGTGTTTACCTGCAAGCCAGATAAGGAAGGTTGGCTAAGAACTCTCTCCGCCACTTCCTCTGCGCTGTTGCCTCTCATATTTGCAACGACCTTCCATTCGATCAAGGAAACTAAGATGAACACAAAGGATAGGACAAAGAATGATACCAACAACAATGCTTTTGGCATACCGTTACAACCCCAATAGCCCTTAAATGTGCCTCAAGTCGTTCGAGCATCTCGTGGGTGATTTCTAGTGCACCCTTGCGCATGTTCAAAGATCTCCGGCTTGCAACAAGCACAGCCTTCAAAACATGAAACGAAGTCGCTTCAGAAGCCACATAGGGAAAAACAGTTTCGCCTTGTTTAGTAATTTGAAAACTTACTTGACTTTCTAAGACAACTCCACCTtcgatttctttcaaattgttcTCTCGTAGTGTTGTGCCACTGCTCACAAGATCTAAAATGCCATCGGTTGTGCCCATCTGGAGGAATAGAAAGAACACCGGGAGTGCTCACATcgataatataatattttttcataaataattataaatttcaataaaaaaaCATTAACTCATTGAAACAATAGAATATATAAACATatacaaatcttttaaaaacAACATAATATTGAATCTGTTCATTAGATGTTCATGTTATAGATTTGTCAACAAAATATAGCACTACACAAAATAATCAATATTACAAAAAGTTGACTCACTATAACTCAAATCAACATATCAATATATTCTACTGTGGAGAAGACAACTTTATGACTAGTGTTGATATTTCCTTACGATAAATAATTGATATAGTCCACTAAATATATTAGTGAAAGATTTTAGCAGGTGTAGCTAAATTCAtcataattaaaaactttttttatttactttacgAAATTTGATTCTATCATTATCAAAGACACTTGTCAAAGATTGTTCGGCGTGATACTATCTAATCCTCAAATTAGAATAAAGGGTCTGATGATGATACTTACAGCTGGATAAGCCTCGAGTGCTCCCTCGGAGCGTTGGAACTTAACATGCTCGAAACCTCTTTCCTTAAAGAACTTTTGTCCTAGCTGTCACAGAGATTTTGAGAACTTGATGATAAAGCACCTAGTAAAaggaatgcaaaaagaaaaaagcTTGGTGATCACGTACATATGAGAATCCAGATTCTACCCGTAACGGCCTTTCCTTGGTCCATTGAGGCATTTTTGATAACTCATATAGGGAatgtattttttcaaatattCCATATTGTGGTATCTGTGTAGCAGAAATTTTTAATCGATCGAAACTCAAAAGATTTCCTTTGGAAAACCTGCACAGGGAATACATACCGCAATTGATAGACGACAGGCACCAAAACCGAGTGCCTCATGAACCACAATTAAATCATTGCTCCCCTGCAAATTTGTAGTACTTGAATTACATATCTTCTTACAGATATATACCCTTCTGAAAATCACAACTAAAAGAGAAAAGCCTCTAAAAAGCATCTGGTCATTAGTGAACAAAAGAAACAAAGTACTTCTCGATAAGGGTGATCTCTGATAATTACCTCGCCACATTCACAAACAATGTCGTAACCTACAATACCAAGATCCAAATCGCCTGACTTTATTTTACGAACTATATCTTTAGGTCGCTGAAACCACACCTCCAGGTTCGAGAGCTGAAAAAAAACTCATATGCATCAAATGAGACATATTCTAGGAACAGTCAACTTATATGGAAACTTATAAGTTATAGATAGGTTATAGAGAAAAATACTAGTCATGAGAAACGTAAGCAACATCCGTGTTGCAAAAATGACAATTTGAAGGAGTAAATCGAAGAGGGCCATCAAATCTTTGATAAGAAATGTCACTAAACATCCACAACATCCTCATTGTTTAGTTAAGAATTGCTCAAGGATATGTAAGTGACTATAGCATTAGCAATTTCCCACACTTACATAATCTTAACAATCAAAATAtcgatttgaaattttttaatactaaatATTTTAGACATGCAAGTCATAAACCTGTCGCATATATTTATTTGCAATTATTTTACCACCATCAAATTGAAATATATGTTATGATTTTATTAGTCAAGAATAATTAGACAATGGCAATGTGATCCCCATACGGCCATTTAGACAACAAGGCTATTCAACACATTACACCTAGGACCTTTGTCAATTATATACAAGTTTAACTATTGTTTTGCTTGATAACATTAATTGATTTGTCATTTTCATCATTCAAGCCAAGTCAAGCCAAGCTTTGTGTTTTTCAAGTTTGTTTAATAAGATAACCGAGTCGAGCCAAGTCAAGCCAAACTTAAAATAAACAAAACCATTTAAAAcagttgttcaagcttgacttagtTTCTTTTTTATGAGTTTAAGCTTGACTTaaacttggttcgtttagatgttatcgagttcTCAATTCGAACTTGTTGAATTGTATGAAACTTTTACATTTTTAAGTTTGTTTGGTTGGTTAGTGAGTTTGATATTACAAACTTATTTGTTCATTTAGAGAGTTTCTTTGTTTATTTATAAGTTTAATAAAAGCTTTATTGATGAACATGATTCACAAACTATGTTCATGGACATTGTTTGAACAA from Zingiber officinale cultivar Zhangliang chromosome 4B, Zo_v1.1, whole genome shotgun sequence includes:
- the LOC121976321 gene encoding ATP phosphoribosyltransferase, chloroplastic-like, which produces MITSLDLSSFFHARPFSVRAFPSSFSSCTVCCSTGNSSTVVVPSAVSGLESPERKAVRLGLPSKGRMADETLNLLKNCQLSVRQLNPRQYIADIPQLSNLEVWFQRPKDIVRKIKSGDLDLGIVGYDIVCECGEGSNDLIVVHEALGFGACRLSIAIPQYGIFEKIHSLYELSKMPQWTKERPLRVESGFSYLGQKFFKERGFEHVKFQRSEGALEAYPAMGTTDGILDLVSSGTTLRENNLKEIEGGVVLESQAVLVASRRSLNMRKGALEITHEMLERLEAHLRAIGVVTVVANMRGNSAEEVAERVLSQPSLSGLQGPTISPVFCKRDGKVVVDFFAIVICVPQKELYKSVQQLRSVGGSGVLVSDLTYIFEEETPRWRRLLSELGL
- the LOC121976319 gene encoding probable CDP-diacylglycerol--inositol 3-phosphatidyltransferase 2, with the protein product MAGPSNQEAISVYLYVPNVIGYIRVILNCVAFLVCYSHKYLFAILYVTSFVCDALDGWFARRLNQVSTFGAVFDMVTDRVSTACLLSLLSQLYRPGLIFLALLGLDIGSHWLQMYSSFLSGKTSHKDVKDSSSWLFKLYYGNRLFMGFCCVGSEVLYVILYLLAGEKSESLISVYLNALRMNTLLSLLLLLVSIGWAIKQVVNVIQMKSAADSCVNHDTKRNV